The following proteins are encoded in a genomic region of Streptomyces gobiensis:
- a CDS encoding serine/threonine-protein kinase has product MTDQRQPCQRPNCEGAYEDVGGGQLYCDICGVSPVISPAGLVSSPPTGVTNQSGSRSAASLSGTTSNRSVSVRSSRKSTSSSSGRNRLGAGLVTVPEVPRPDPALAVLANPEVPERKRFCSNSDCGSAVGRSRGDHPGRTEGFCTKCGRRYSFVPKLNPGDVVRGQYKVAGCLAHGGLGWIYLAVDHAVSNRWVVLKGLLDTGDEDAMAAAISERRFLAEIEHSNIVRIYNFVEHLDQRTGSLDGYIVMEYVGGKSLKEIANERRTPEGRRDPLPVEQACAYGIEALDALGHLHSRNLLYCDFKVDNAIQQNDQLKLIDMGAVRRMGDEDSAIYGTVGYQAPEVAELGPSVASDLYTVARTLAVLTFDFQGYTNVFVDSLPDPENIEVFQRYESFYRLLVRATDPDPQRRFASAEEMSEQLTGVLREVVALQSGRPRPSLSTLFGAEQKVADTELLAQATGDTSVLGARVVKPSRRARKRPAASVGDGTAQAHAQAHAHAHAHALPGGATTSSLYPTAGATYGQTPAHVRLPSQLTGRGQPDTAPETASGTVPGQVAMVPLETRATALALPVPRVDPGDPNAGFLAGLQASDPADLIAALRAAPTDSAELRLRELRARLEMPGAQAGALATEALAELEAKHADDWRVIWYRGVSALVNGDRETAALSFDAVYDAFPGEPAPKLALGVCAEVLGQLDNAAEYYRLVWATDPNYVSAAFGLARVRLAAGDRMGAVAALESVPEASIHYIAARIAAVRARLRQREPQGRLLDDLYAAADQVERLQEMGLDALRRERLCTEVLGSALDWVLAGRQGAPPGPEAGQLRPLLGSALSEEGLRLGLERAYRRLARLAQTGTERIEWVERANRFRPRTWV; this is encoded by the coding sequence ATGACCGACCAGCGGCAGCCGTGCCAGCGGCCGAACTGCGAGGGCGCCTACGAGGACGTGGGCGGCGGTCAGCTGTACTGCGACATCTGCGGTGTCTCCCCGGTCATCTCCCCGGCCGGGCTGGTCAGCTCCCCGCCCACCGGAGTGACCAACCAGAGCGGCAGCCGATCCGCCGCCTCGCTGTCCGGTACGACCTCCAACCGCTCGGTATCGGTACGCAGCTCCCGTAAGAGCACGTCCTCTTCCTCCGGCCGGAACCGGCTGGGCGCGGGTCTGGTCACGGTCCCGGAGGTGCCGCGTCCCGACCCGGCTCTGGCGGTGCTGGCCAACCCGGAGGTGCCTGAGCGGAAGCGCTTCTGCAGCAACAGCGACTGCGGCAGCGCGGTGGGCCGGTCCCGGGGCGACCATCCGGGCCGTACGGAGGGCTTCTGCACCAAGTGCGGTCGCCGCTATTCCTTTGTGCCCAAGCTCAATCCGGGTGATGTGGTGCGCGGGCAGTACAAGGTCGCGGGCTGTCTGGCACACGGCGGCCTCGGCTGGATCTACTTGGCGGTGGACCACGCGGTCTCCAACCGCTGGGTAGTGCTCAAGGGGCTGCTGGATACCGGCGATGAGGACGCGATGGCCGCGGCGATCTCCGAGCGGCGCTTCCTCGCGGAGATCGAGCACTCCAACATCGTGCGTATCTATAACTTCGTTGAGCATCTTGACCAGCGCACGGGGAGCCTCGATGGCTACATCGTGATGGAGTACGTGGGCGGTAAATCGCTCAAGGAGATCGCCAATGAGCGGCGTACGCCGGAGGGCCGTCGCGATCCGCTGCCGGTCGAGCAGGCGTGCGCGTACGGTATCGAGGCGCTGGACGCGCTCGGGCATCTGCACAGCCGCAATCTGCTCTACTGCGACTTCAAGGTCGACAACGCCATTCAGCAGAACGACCAGCTGAAGCTGATCGACATGGGTGCGGTGCGCCGGATGGGCGACGAGGACAGCGCGATCTACGGAACGGTCGGCTACCAGGCCCCGGAGGTCGCGGAGCTCGGCCCCTCGGTCGCCTCCGATCTCTATACGGTGGCACGCACCCTCGCCGTGCTGACCTTCGACTTCCAGGGATATACGAACGTCTTCGTGGACAGCCTGCCGGACCCGGAGAACATCGAGGTCTTCCAGCGGTACGAGTCCTTCTACCGCCTTCTGGTGCGGGCCACGGACCCGGATCCACAGCGGCGCTTCGCCTCGGCGGAAGAGATGTCCGAGCAGCTGACGGGTGTGCTGCGGGAGGTCGTGGCGCTTCAGTCGGGCCGCCCACGGCCATCGCTGTCCACCCTCTTCGGTGCGGAACAGAAGGTCGCTGACACGGAGTTGCTGGCGCAGGCGACCGGCGACACCTCGGTGCTGGGCGCCCGCGTCGTCAAGCCGTCGCGGCGCGCGCGCAAGCGCCCGGCCGCATCGGTGGGCGACGGTACGGCCCAGGCCCACGCTCAGGCCCACGCCCACGCCCACGCCCACGCCCTGCCGGGCGGCGCGACCACATCGTCTCTCTACCCCACCGCCGGGGCGACTTACGGGCAGACGCCCGCGCATGTGCGGCTGCCGTCGCAGCTCACCGGGCGTGGGCAGCCGGATACCGCGCCCGAGACCGCGTCCGGGACCGTGCCGGGGCAGGTGGCGATGGTGCCGCTGGAGACGCGGGCCACAGCGCTCGCGCTGCCGGTGCCACGGGTGGATCCGGGCGATCCGAACGCGGGCTTTCTCGCGGGGCTGCAGGCCTCGGACCCCGCCGATCTGATCGCCGCGCTGCGGGCGGCGCCCACCGACTCCGCGGAGCTGCGGCTGCGGGAGCTGCGGGCGCGGCTGGAGATGCCCGGAGCGCAGGCCGGTGCGCTGGCCACCGAGGCGCTGGCCGAGTTGGAGGCCAAGCACGCCGATGACTGGCGGGTGATCTGGTACCGGGGTGTGTCGGCGCTGGTGAACGGCGACCGGGAGACGGCCGCGCTCTCCTTCGACGCGGTCTACGATGCCTTCCCCGGCGAGCCCGCGCCCAAGCTTGCGCTCGGTGTCTGTGCCGAGGTGCTGGGCCAGTTGGACAACGCCGCCGAGTACTACCGCCTGGTGTGGGCCACCGATCCCAACTACGTCAGTGCCGCCTTCGGGCTGGCCCGGGTGCGGCTGGCGGCCGGTGACCGGATGGGCGCTGTGGCTGCGCTGGAGTCCGTTCCGGAGGCGTCCATCCACTACATCGCGGCGCGAATAGCGGCCGTACGGGCCCGCTTGCGGCAGCGCGAGCCGCAAGGGCGGCTGCTCGACGATCTGTACGCCGCGGCTGACCAGGTGGAACGGCTCCAGGAGATGGGTCTGGACGCACTGCGCCGGGAGCGGCTGTGCACCGAGGTGCTGGGCAGTGCGCTGGACTGGGTGCTGGCGGGCAGACAAGGGGCGCCGCCGGGCCCCGAAGCCGGCCAGCTCAGACCGCTGCTGGGCAGCGCGCTGAGCGAGGAGGGTCTGCGGCTGGGTCTGGAGCGTGCGTACCGACGGCTCGCCCGGCTCGCGCAGACCGGTACTGAGAGGATCGAATGGGTGGAGCGGGCCAACCGCTTCCGCCCCCGGACGTGGGTGTGA
- a CDS encoding PP2C family protein-serine/threonine phosphatase has product MPQLNQLSTCPSCAEPLEQGDLYCGVCGTDLSAAAQQPGSPPVPPVVRTPTLPDFTLPPPEPRTGPRTDPRTDPRTDPPWDVPPPVDPAACGMDGRSCAACGTGAIDKDGYCEHCGHAQPRARDHIERELAGVAAASDRGLRHHRNEDSFAVSATGLPDGAQAVIAVVCDGVSSSTRPDEASAAAAEAACESMVASLPRGTHPQQAMYAALVHAAEAVNALATEVRDPEENAPACTIVSTVIADGILTVGWIGDSRAYWVPEDRSAPAARLTEDDSWAAQMVAAGLMSEAEAYADPRAHAITGWLGADAYELDPHTASFKPDRPGVVVVCTDGLWNYAESAEEMASAVPLDARVRPLPSARHLVGYALRGGGHDNVTVAVVPFPAVPGREQSA; this is encoded by the coding sequence ATGCCGCAGCTCAACCAACTCTCCACCTGCCCCAGCTGCGCGGAGCCGCTGGAGCAGGGCGACCTCTACTGTGGTGTGTGCGGCACCGATCTGTCGGCGGCCGCGCAGCAGCCGGGGTCTCCGCCCGTGCCACCGGTCGTGCGTACACCCACCCTGCCGGACTTCACCCTGCCGCCGCCCGAGCCGCGCACCGGCCCCCGGACGGACCCGCGTACGGACCCACGGACGGACCCGCCCTGGGACGTTCCGCCACCAGTGGATCCGGCCGCCTGCGGGATGGACGGCCGCAGCTGCGCCGCCTGTGGCACCGGCGCCATCGACAAGGACGGCTACTGCGAGCACTGCGGCCATGCCCAGCCCCGTGCGCGCGACCACATTGAGCGGGAGTTGGCGGGGGTGGCGGCGGCCAGCGACCGTGGTCTGCGGCACCACCGTAACGAGGACTCCTTCGCGGTCTCGGCGACCGGGCTGCCCGATGGCGCACAGGCCGTGATCGCCGTCGTCTGTGACGGGGTCTCGTCCTCGACCCGCCCGGATGAGGCGTCGGCGGCCGCCGCGGAAGCGGCCTGCGAGTCGATGGTCGCGTCGCTGCCCCGCGGTACCCACCCGCAGCAGGCGATGTACGCGGCTCTGGTGCACGCCGCGGAGGCGGTCAACGCCCTCGCCACCGAAGTACGCGACCCGGAAGAGAACGCCCCGGCCTGCACCATCGTCAGCACGGTGATCGCGGACGGCATCCTCACCGTCGGCTGGATCGGCGACAGCCGCGCCTACTGGGTGCCGGAGGACCGCAGCGCCCCGGCCGCCCGGCTCACCGAGGATGACTCCTGGGCCGCCCAGATGGTGGCTGCGGGGCTGATGAGCGAGGCCGAGGCCTACGCGGACCCCCGGGCGCACGCGATTACCGGGTGGCTGGGCGCGGACGCGTATGAACTCGACCCGCATACCGCTTCCTTCAAACCCGACCGGCCCGGTGTAGTGGTGGTGTGCACCGACGGGCTGTGGAACTACGCGGAGTCCGCCGAGGAGATGGCCTCCGCGGTGCCGCTCGACGCCCGCGTCCGGCCGCTGCCTTCGGCGCGGCACCTGGTCGGCTACGCCCTTCGGGGCGGGGGCCACGACAACGTAACAGTGGCGGTGGTGCCGTTCCCGGCCGTCCCCGGCCGGGAACAATCGGCCTGA
- a CDS encoding vWA domain-containing protein has protein sequence MANFAKSNVPRFSVDVYQNEYLPEEGREVNAIVTVTSTGGGTTGGMPLPVADLPVTDPGAGVVIMVDCSGSMDYPPAKMRNAREATVAALETLRDGVAFAVVAGTHVAKEVFPGDGKLAVADTTTRSQAKEALRKLSAGGGTAIGTWLRLADQLLASAEVPVRHGILLTDGRNEHEEPEELKAALDSCAGHFTCDARGVGTDWEVKEVTGIASALLGSADIVADPSDLAADFTQMMETAMGKEVADVSLRLWTPQGAEVAFVKQVAPTVEVLTERRTEAGPRAGDYPTGSWGDESRDYHICVRVPAAAIGQEMLAARVSLILPPPAGGTAPAAPQRLSQGLIRAVWTDDLVATTSINPQVAHYTGQAELAQVIQQGLDLRKAGDEGGATAKLGRAVQLASASGNADTAKLLSKVVDVVDAAAGTVRLKTKVSDADEMTLETRSTKTVRVKK, from the coding sequence ATGGCCAATTTCGCTAAATCGAATGTGCCCCGGTTCTCCGTCGATGTGTATCAGAACGAATATCTGCCCGAGGAGGGCCGGGAGGTCAACGCCATCGTGACGGTCACCTCAACCGGCGGTGGCACGACCGGCGGTATGCCCTTACCCGTTGCGGACCTACCCGTTACGGACCCGGGCGCCGGGGTCGTCATCATGGTGGACTGCTCCGGCTCGATGGACTATCCGCCGGCCAAGATGCGCAACGCGCGCGAGGCGACCGTAGCCGCCCTTGAAACCCTGCGCGATGGCGTCGCCTTCGCCGTGGTCGCGGGCACCCATGTGGCGAAGGAGGTGTTCCCGGGGGACGGGAAGCTCGCGGTCGCCGACACCACCACCCGTAGCCAGGCAAAGGAAGCACTGCGCAAGCTGAGCGCGGGCGGCGGCACCGCCATCGGCACCTGGCTCCGTCTCGCCGACCAGCTGCTGGCGTCGGCCGAGGTCCCGGTCCGCCACGGCATCCTGCTCACTGACGGACGCAATGAGCATGAGGAACCGGAGGAGTTGAAGGCCGCCCTGGACTCCTGCGCCGGACACTTCACGTGTGACGCGCGTGGTGTGGGCACCGACTGGGAGGTCAAGGAGGTCACCGGGATCGCCTCCGCGCTGCTCGGCAGCGCCGATATCGTCGCCGACCCCTCAGATCTGGCCGCGGACTTCACCCAGATGATGGAGACCGCGATGGGCAAGGAGGTCGCGGATGTGAGCCTGCGGCTGTGGACCCCGCAGGGCGCCGAGGTCGCCTTTGTGAAGCAAGTCGCGCCAACCGTCGAGGTTCTGACCGAGCGGCGCACCGAAGCCGGTCCACGGGCCGGGGATTACCCCACCGGCTCCTGGGGCGATGAGTCCCGCGACTACCACATCTGCGTCCGGGTCCCGGCAGCCGCCATCGGCCAGGAGATGCTGGCCGCCCGGGTCTCGCTGATCCTGCCGCCTCCTGCGGGCGGTACCGCCCCGGCTGCCCCGCAGCGCCTCTCCCAGGGCCTGATACGGGCCGTATGGACCGACGACTTGGTCGCCACCACCTCCATCAATCCGCAGGTCGCGCACTACACCGGACAAGCCGAGCTGGCCCAGGTCATCCAGCAGGGGCTCGATCTGCGTAAAGCGGGTGATGAGGGTGGAGCGACCGCGAAGCTGGGCCGCGCGGTGCAGTTGGCAAGCGCGTCGGGGAACGCGGATACCGCGAAACTGCTTTCGAAGGTGGTGGACGTGGTTGACGCGGCGGCAGGTACTGTTCGCCTGAAGACAAAGGTCAGCGACGCCGATGAGATGACGCTGGAGACGCGGTCCACCAAAACGGTTCGCGTGAAGAAGTAG
- a CDS encoding FHA domain-containing protein — MPTCPNGHQSAADDWCEVCGHRVASAPGGAVPPPPPPPPPPGGYGYPGQGAPSAPMPGQPTAQAELCPQCHTPREAGAPFCEGCRYNFHTHSPTSYAPPAPPPGYQQQPGAPLGYDSSRPSEINRPAEPLAPAPPQQAGGDWPLPPPAPYPGQPYPGHPGQHGQPGPPHPGQHGGHHSQPGSQPGQHGQPGPGGGMPQPAGWMVTIAPDREYFTAMMQRSGPEAASLNLPAYSPEQQLPLSGHQVTIGRRRQSTGEAPDIDLARPPEDPGVSHQHAVLVRQPDGNWAVVDQDSTNGTTLNGAEDPIQPFVPIPLKEGDRVHVGAWTTITLRRA, encoded by the coding sequence ATGCCGACTTGCCCTAACGGCCACCAGTCGGCGGCCGACGACTGGTGCGAGGTCTGCGGACACCGTGTGGCCTCCGCACCCGGCGGCGCGGTGCCGCCGCCCCCGCCCCCTCCCCCGCCGCCCGGTGGCTATGGCTACCCGGGTCAGGGCGCCCCCTCCGCGCCGATGCCCGGCCAGCCCACCGCACAGGCGGAGCTGTGCCCGCAGTGCCACACACCGCGCGAGGCCGGAGCCCCGTTCTGCGAGGGGTGCCGGTACAACTTCCACACCCACTCCCCCACCAGCTATGCGCCGCCCGCGCCACCGCCCGGCTATCAGCAGCAGCCGGGGGCGCCGCTGGGCTACGACAGCTCCCGGCCCTCTGAGATAAACCGCCCGGCCGAGCCGCTGGCCCCCGCACCGCCGCAGCAGGCCGGAGGTGACTGGCCGCTGCCGCCACCGGCGCCATACCCGGGTCAGCCGTATCCGGGCCACCCGGGCCAGCACGGCCAGCCGGGCCCGCCGCACCCGGGCCAGCACGGCGGCCATCACAGCCAGCCGGGCAGCCAGCCGGGCCAGCACGGCCAGCCGGGACCCGGCGGAGGTATGCCGCAACCTGCGGGGTGGATGGTGACCATCGCCCCGGACCGGGAGTACTTCACCGCGATGATGCAGCGCAGTGGACCGGAGGCGGCATCCCTCAACCTGCCCGCCTACTCCCCCGAGCAGCAGCTCCCGCTCTCCGGCCACCAGGTCACCATCGGCCGCCGTCGGCAGTCCACCGGCGAGGCCCCGGACATCGATCTGGCCAGGCCCCCGGAGGACCCGGGTGTCTCACACCAGCACGCGGTGCTGGTGCGGCAGCCGGACGGCAACTGGGCGGTAGTCGACCAGGACTCCACGAACGGCACCACCCTCAACGGCGCCGAAGACCCCATCCAGCCCTTCGTCCCGATCCCCTTGAAAGAGGGCGACCGGGTCCATGTCGGCGCCTGGACGACGATCACCCTACGCCGGGCATAG
- a CDS encoding methyltransferase domain-containing protein: MRREALLRELVAGGALTDPAWRAAFEAVPRELFVPSYFVGTSRGHERRWGEDPDPRARERWLDGCYEDVALATRLRDSELISSSSQPSLMARMLEALEVGDGMTVLEIGTGTGWNAALLSHRLGDEQVTTVDLDPEITEPARAHLARAGYRPTVVTGDGARGCPARAPYDRIIATCGLNTIPQTWIEQSAPGGLILAPLATGLIRLRVPDGTYGEGHFLQTPAYFVPLRGGLPEHEPPLHTHGVPRHAIREESFRFLLVLAAGRLDPLEAYEMWRHEGRPPRERYGVTVRASSQWAWLDTPDGPYRWQLCPA; this comes from the coding sequence ATGCGGAGGGAAGCGCTCCTGCGGGAGCTCGTCGCCGGTGGCGCGTTGACGGATCCGGCCTGGCGGGCGGCGTTCGAAGCCGTGCCGCGAGAGCTCTTCGTGCCCTCGTACTTTGTCGGTACGTCGCGCGGACACGAGCGGCGGTGGGGCGAGGATCCTGATCCGCGGGCGCGGGAACGCTGGCTGGACGGGTGCTATGAGGATGTCGCGCTGGCGACGCGGCTGCGTGACAGCGAGCTGATCTCGTCCAGCAGCCAGCCCTCGCTTATGGCCCGGATGCTGGAGGCGCTGGAGGTCGGCGACGGGATGACCGTGCTGGAGATCGGCACCGGCACCGGCTGGAACGCGGCGCTGCTCTCGCACCGGCTGGGAGACGAGCAGGTGACCACGGTCGATCTGGACCCGGAGATCACCGAGCCGGCCCGCGCCCATCTCGCCAGGGCCGGTTACCGGCCCACGGTGGTCACCGGCGATGGGGCGCGCGGCTGTCCGGCGCGGGCCCCGTACGACCGGATCATCGCCACCTGTGGGCTGAACACCATTCCCCAGACCTGGATCGAACAGTCGGCCCCCGGCGGGCTGATCCTGGCGCCGCTGGCGACCGGGCTGATCAGGCTCCGGGTACCGGACGGCACCTATGGGGAAGGCCACTTCCTGCAGACCCCGGCCTACTTCGTACCGCTGCGCGGTGGCCTTCCGGAGCATGAGCCACCCCTCCACACCCACGGGGTGCCCCGGCACGCCATACGCGAGGAATCCTTCCGCTTTCTGCTTGTCCTGGCCGCAGGACGGCTGGACCCGCTGGAGGCGTACGAGATGTGGCGGCACGAGGGCCGCCCGCCCCGGGAGCGCTACGGGGTGACCGTCCGTGCCAGTTCGCAGTGGGCCTGGCTGGATACTCCGGACGGGCCTTACCGCTGGCAGCTATGCCCGGCGTAG
- a CDS encoding globin yields MMEIPRGSLQQQTFFEQVGGEKTFRRLVRRFYEGVAEDPVLRPMYPEDDLGPAEERLALFLMQYWGGPRTYSESRGHPRLRMRHAPFTVDQAAHDAWLRHMRDAVDSLELDPELEKQLWDYLVYAAASMVNSA; encoded by the coding sequence GTGATGGAGATTCCGCGCGGCAGCTTGCAGCAGCAGACGTTCTTCGAGCAGGTCGGAGGCGAAAAGACCTTCCGACGGCTCGTCCGGCGCTTCTACGAAGGCGTCGCGGAAGACCCCGTGCTCCGCCCCATGTACCCGGAAGACGACCTCGGCCCGGCCGAGGAGCGCCTCGCGCTCTTCCTGATGCAGTACTGGGGCGGCCCCCGCACCTACAGCGAGAGCCGGGGCCACCCCCGCCTCCGGATGCGGCACGCACCCTTCACCGTGGACCAGGCCGCGCATGACGCCTGGCTGCGGCATATGCGCGACGCGGTGGACAGCCTGGAGCTGGACCCGGAGCTCGAAAAGCAGCTCTGGGACTACCTGGTCTACGCCGCCGCCTCAATGGTCAACTCCGCATAA
- a CDS encoding acyl-CoA thioesterase — MRHIYHCPLRWSDMDAFGHVNNVVFLRYLEEARIDFMFRLAREAASGAFTGGSVVARHEVDYLRPLVHRHEPVTVESWVSKLGAASLTISYEIKDTDTVYVRAATIVVPYNLKEEHPRRLTAEERSFLEAYFDDSAASDIR; from the coding sequence GTGCGGCACATCTACCACTGCCCCCTGCGCTGGTCGGACATGGATGCCTTCGGGCATGTCAACAACGTCGTCTTCCTGCGGTATCTGGAGGAGGCGCGGATCGACTTCATGTTCCGGCTGGCGCGGGAGGCGGCCTCCGGGGCGTTCACGGGCGGGTCGGTCGTGGCCCGGCACGAGGTCGACTATCTGCGTCCGCTGGTCCACCGGCATGAGCCGGTGACCGTTGAGTCCTGGGTGTCCAAGCTGGGAGCCGCGTCGCTGACGATCTCCTACGAGATCAAGGACACCGATACCGTTTATGTCCGGGCCGCCACCATTGTGGTGCCGTACAACCTGAAGGAAGAACATCCCCGGCGGCTGACCGCCGAGGAAAGATCCTTTCTGGAGGCGTACTTCGATGACAGCGCGGCGTCTGACATTCGCTGA
- the ettA gene encoding energy-dependent translational throttle protein EttA — MAEFIYTMRKTRKAHGDKVILDDVTLNFLPGAKIGVVGPNGAGKSTVLKIMAGLEQPSNGDAFLSPGYSVGILLQEPPLNESRTVLENVQEGVAETKGKLDRFNEIAEQMATEYTDELMEEMGKLQEQLDHANAWDLDAQLEQAMDALGCPPGDWPVTNLSGGEKRRVALCKLLLEAPDLLLLDEPTNHLDAESVQWLEQHLAKYAGTVVAITHDRYFLDNVAEWILELDRGRAHPYEGNYSTYLEKKQARLKVEGQKDAKRQKRLKEELEWVRSNAKGRQAKSKARLTRYEEMAAEAEKTRKLDFEEIQIPPGPRLGNVVVEIENLNKAFGDKVLIDDLSFTLPRNGIVGVIGPNGAGKTTLFKMIQGLEEPDSGTIKVGDTVKISYVDQTRANIDPKKTLWAVVSDELDYINVGQVEMPSRAYVSAFGFKGPDQQKPAGVLSGGERNRLNLALTLKQGGNLLLLDEPTNDLDVETLSSLENALLDFPGCAVVVSHDRWFLDRVATHILAYEGESKWFWFEGNFESYEKNKIERLGPDAARPHRVTYKKLTRG; from the coding sequence TTGGCTGAGTTCATCTACACCATGCGCAAGACGCGCAAGGCGCACGGCGACAAGGTGATCCTCGACGACGTCACCCTGAACTTCCTGCCCGGTGCGAAGATCGGTGTCGTGGGCCCCAACGGCGCCGGTAAGTCCACGGTGCTCAAGATCATGGCGGGCCTTGAGCAGCCCTCCAACGGCGACGCCTTCCTGTCGCCCGGCTACAGCGTGGGCATTCTGCTCCAGGAGCCGCCGCTGAACGAGTCCAGGACCGTCCTGGAGAACGTCCAGGAAGGCGTGGCCGAGACCAAGGGCAAGCTTGACCGGTTCAACGAGATCGCCGAGCAGATGGCGACCGAGTACACCGATGAGCTGATGGAGGAGATGGGCAAGCTGCAGGAGCAGCTTGACCACGCCAACGCCTGGGACCTCGACGCTCAGCTTGAGCAGGCCATGGACGCCCTCGGCTGCCCCCCCGGCGACTGGCCGGTCACCAACCTCTCCGGTGGTGAGAAGCGCCGCGTAGCGCTCTGCAAGCTGCTGCTGGAGGCCCCCGACCTGCTGCTGCTCGACGAGCCCACCAACCACCTGGACGCCGAGTCCGTGCAGTGGCTGGAACAGCACCTCGCCAAGTACGCGGGCACCGTCGTGGCCATCACCCACGACCGGTACTTCCTGGACAACGTCGCCGAGTGGATTCTCGAGCTCGACCGCGGCCGTGCCCACCCGTACGAGGGCAACTACTCCACCTACCTGGAGAAGAAGCAGGCCCGCCTCAAGGTCGAGGGCCAGAAGGACGCCAAGCGGCAGAAGCGGCTCAAGGAAGAGCTGGAGTGGGTCCGCTCCAACGCCAAGGGACGTCAGGCCAAGTCCAAGGCGCGACTGACCCGTTACGAGGAGATGGCCGCCGAGGCCGAGAAGACCCGGAAGCTGGACTTCGAGGAGATCCAGATCCCGCCGGGCCCGCGTCTGGGCAATGTGGTCGTCGAGATCGAGAACCTGAACAAGGCGTTCGGCGACAAGGTCCTCATCGACGATCTGTCGTTCACGCTGCCGCGCAACGGCATCGTCGGCGTCATCGGCCCGAACGGCGCCGGCAAGACCACGCTGTTCAAGATGATCCAGGGCCTGGAGGAGCCGGACTCCGGCACCATCAAGGTCGGCGACACGGTCAAGATCTCCTACGTGGACCAGACCCGCGCCAATATCGACCCGAAGAAGACGCTGTGGGCCGTCGTCTCCGATGAGCTCGACTACATCAACGTCGGCCAGGTCGAGATGCCCTCCCGCGCCTACGTCAGCGCCTTCGGTTTCAAGGGCCCGGACCAGCAGAAGCCGGCGGGTGTCCTCTCCGGCGGTGAGCGCAACCGCCTCAACCTCGCGCTCACCCTCAAGCAGGGCGGCAACCTGCTGCTGCTCGACGAGCCGACCAACGACCTCGACGTGGAGACGCTGTCCTCGCTGGAGAACGCGCTGCTGGACTTCCCCGGCTGCGCCGTGGTCGTCTCCCACGACCGGTGGTTCCTGGACCGCGTCGCCACCCACATCCTCGCCTATGAGGGTGAGAGCAAGTGGTTCTGGTTCGAGGGCAACTTCGAGTCGTACGAGAAGAACAAGATCGAGCGGCTTGGCCCGGACGCGGCGCGTCCGCACCGGGTGACCTACAAGAAGCTCACCCGGGGCTGA